A window of Ipomoea triloba cultivar NCNSP0323 chromosome 2, ASM357664v1 contains these coding sequences:
- the LOC116011341 gene encoding replication protein A 70 kDa DNA-binding subunit B-like isoform X3 yields MFVISTTDKSKPVIITLWGNFVMTEGIQIDLQLSQGKFPIVIAQGVHVNAFQGITLSTRYDTTIEVNPPGQHATVLNKWKDNNLSVIYKTIVDKTYLDSFLTLSNALQQPKCTFAEIDNELKQKPIAWVRGKLRMKNVGPLEYYIGCNYCNKTVNSIEGLKLHCLYCGQTDGLTVRRYKLNVEISDGSTIVQAILFNHDVHRLMLLVGIEMPTTVEDSEIFQQKLDAIDFVVGLRINALNEDHPSTLTYSVACICKDITRDTGEQQATPHARSSNIVEETFTVGNPTKRRLDFDESSKHATDILEDVTSKEKSVSLDKGKRAKVD; encoded by the exons ATGTTTGTCATCTCGACAACTGATAA ATCAAAACCTGTTATCATCACTCTATGGGGCAACTTTGTCATGACTGAAGGAATTCAAATTGATTTACAACTTAGTCAAGGCAAATTTCCGATTGTTATTGCTCAGGGAGTTCATGTAAATGCATTCCAAG GTATTACACTGAGTACGAGATATGATACCACTATCGAAGTAAATCCACCCGGACAACATGCAACGGTTCTTAATAAATG GAAAGACAACAACTTAAGCGTTATCTACAAAACAATTGTAGACAAAACTTATCTTGACTCTTTTCTCACACTCTCAAACGCATTGCAACAACCAAAGTGCACCTTTGCTGAAATTGACAATGAATTAAAGCAG AAACCTATTGCATGGGTTAGAGGGAAGCTTAGAATGAAGAATGTTGGTCCGCTTGAGTATTATATTGGTTGCAACTATTGCAACAAGACAGTGAATTCCATCGAAGGAttaaaactccattgcttataCTGTGGCCAAACTGATGGTCTCACTGTCAGGAG GTATAAGTTAAATGTTGAAATATCGGATGGTTCTACAATTGTGCAAGCTATTCTCTTTAATCATGATGTGCACCGGCTAATGTTGTTAGTTGGAATTGAAATGCCAACAACTGTTGAGGACAGTGAAATATTCCAACAAAAGTTAGATgctattgattttgttgttgGTCTAAGGATAAATGCTCTAAATGAAGATCATCCATCGACATTGACTTATTCAGTAGCATGTATTTGTAAGGACATAACAAGAGACACTGGTGAACAACAAGCAACACCACATGCACGTTCATCCAACATTGTGGAAGAAACTTTTACGGTGGGCAATCCAACAAAGAGAAGGTTAGACTTCGATGAATCATCAAAACATGCTACTGACATTCTAGAAGATGTTACAAGTAAAGAGAAATCAGTAAGTCTTGATAAAGGTAAAAGGGCAAAAGTCGATTAA
- the LOC116010909 gene encoding protein RKD4-like, whose product MANYVSSSSHSHSLSCSDFEDTSFWNELNLPSLLQIENELYTLLEPSVEGEQVIDAEPVAQVVPPVLPKPLEELEDEDDKEIPISSPEQDYRPFFNHAENHPLDYHFNNPTSSPTGKTLHQIQQSCCSAEQLDFDWGLVNDMLCGQNDVSLEAPPVVAELSNSTEIIVFDKRTSKHWGLNTISKFFHLPAAQAARELNVSEDKLKRMCTKLGIKRWPYRKLQSMDNLLENLQYLSKDKTYAVNKEKVIEF is encoded by the exons ATGGCAAATTATGTTTCATCCTCATCTCATTCTCATTCGCTTTCTTGTTCTGACTTTGAAGATACTTCCTTTTGGAATGAACTAAATCTACCTTCTCTTTTGCAGATTGAGAATGAGTTGTACACACTACTAGAACCATCTGTTGAAGGTGAACAAGTTATTGACGCTGAGCCGGTCGCCCAAGTTGTTCCACCTGTTTTACCTAAACCTTTGGAAGAG TTAGAGGATGAGGATGATAAAGAAATTCCTATTTCTTCTCCTGAACAAGATTACCGTCCTTTTTTTAATCATGCTGAAAACCACCCCTTGGATTATCACTTCAATAATCCAACTTCATCTCCAACAGGTAAAACTTTACACCAAATTCAACAAAGTTGTTGCTCCGCCGAACAATTAGATTTCGACTGGGGTCTTGTGAATGACATGCTATGTGGCCAGAACGATGTTTCACTTGAGGCGCCTCCAGTTGTAGCTGAATTATCCAACTCAACTGAAATCATTGTATTTGACAAGAGAACCTCTAAACACTGGGGTTTAAATactatttcaaaattcttccactTACCCGCAGCCCAAGCAGCAAGGGAGCTCAATGTAAGTGAAGATAAGTTGAAGAGAATGTGTACAAAATTGGGAATTAAACGATGGCCATACCGGAAATTGCAAAGCATGGACAACCTTCTTGAGAACTTACAATATCTCAGCAAAGACAAAACATATGCTGTCAACAAAGAGAAAGTTATTgagttttag
- the LOC116011341 gene encoding replication protein A 70 kDa DNA-binding subunit B-like isoform X2 has protein sequence MLYDNEIDVLDERLKLHCTYTISNASVKPAREFINLPDPNYRNLWNITRRTMIEDVVAGDEININEPVQPHITPFSDFYACLSSRQLINVLAIVICKLPRQYITTRNGQQNINEFVIINEESKPVIITLWGNFVMTEGIQIDLQLSQGKFPIVIAQGVHVNAFQGITLSTRYDTTIEVNPPGQHATVLNKWKDNNLSVIYKTIVDKTYLDSFLTLSNALQQPKCTFAEIDNELKQKPIAWVRGKLRMKNVGPLEYYIGCNYCNKTVNSIEGLKLHCLYCGQTDGLTVRRYKLNVEISDGSTIVQAILFNHDVHRLMLLVGIEMPTTVEDSEIFQQKLDAIDFVVGLRINALNEDHPSTLTYSVACICKDITRDTGEQQATPHARSSNIVEETFTVGNPTKRRLDFDESSKHATDILEDVTSKEKSVSLDKGKRAKVD, from the exons ATGTTATATGACAATGAGATAGACGTACTTGATGAAAGGTTGAAGTTACACTGCACATACACTATCTCAAATGCATCAGTAAAACCAGCTAGGGAATTCATCAATTTGCCAGACccaaattatagaaatttgtGGAACATTACAAGGAGAACTATGATTGAAGATGTTGTTGCTGGAGATGAGATAAACATCAACGAACCGGTTCAGCCACACATAACCCCATTCTCAGATTTTTACGCATGTTTGTCATCTCGACAACTGATAA ATGTGCTAGCTATTGTTATTTGCAAACTACCACGTCAATACATTACGACAAGGAATGgtcaacaaaatattaatgagTTTGTGATCATCAATGAAGA ATCAAAACCTGTTATCATCACTCTATGGGGCAACTTTGTCATGACTGAAGGAATTCAAATTGATTTACAACTTAGTCAAGGCAAATTTCCGATTGTTATTGCTCAGGGAGTTCATGTAAATGCATTCCAAG GTATTACACTGAGTACGAGATATGATACCACTATCGAAGTAAATCCACCCGGACAACATGCAACGGTTCTTAATAAATG GAAAGACAACAACTTAAGCGTTATCTACAAAACAATTGTAGACAAAACTTATCTTGACTCTTTTCTCACACTCTCAAACGCATTGCAACAACCAAAGTGCACCTTTGCTGAAATTGACAATGAATTAAAGCAG AAACCTATTGCATGGGTTAGAGGGAAGCTTAGAATGAAGAATGTTGGTCCGCTTGAGTATTATATTGGTTGCAACTATTGCAACAAGACAGTGAATTCCATCGAAGGAttaaaactccattgcttataCTGTGGCCAAACTGATGGTCTCACTGTCAGGAG GTATAAGTTAAATGTTGAAATATCGGATGGTTCTACAATTGTGCAAGCTATTCTCTTTAATCATGATGTGCACCGGCTAATGTTGTTAGTTGGAATTGAAATGCCAACAACTGTTGAGGACAGTGAAATATTCCAACAAAAGTTAGATgctattgattttgttgttgGTCTAAGGATAAATGCTCTAAATGAAGATCATCCATCGACATTGACTTATTCAGTAGCATGTATTTGTAAGGACATAACAAGAGACACTGGTGAACAACAAGCAACACCACATGCACGTTCATCCAACATTGTGGAAGAAACTTTTACGGTGGGCAATCCAACAAAGAGAAGGTTAGACTTCGATGAATCATCAAAACATGCTACTGACATTCTAGAAGATGTTACAAGTAAAGAGAAATCAGTAAGTCTTGATAAAGGTAAAAGGGCAAAAGTCGATTAA
- the LOC116010910 gene encoding uncharacterized protein LOC116010910 produces MASSSFVDEYVCAEIPNKETQPTLYDLVKKHMVHGPCGSLNQTCPCMVQKKCQTSPSCKSKYPRSFCPETRFDDDSYPIYKRRNTSFFVQIKGFKLDNRWIVPYNPQLLLKFDCHINVEVCATIKSVKYIYKYIYKGHDRVRMSLADNMSDYVIDEIKEYQNARWISPPEAAWRIYGFAIAELKPAVIQLQVHLENSQYINFYGHERIIHIVSREEACRTMLTEFFSMNLANEYAKMLLYVEFPCHFVWCKSTKSWKPRKQLKVIGRLVTVNPTEGERYYLRMLLMNVRAPTSFESLKTVNGYFAETFREAAEKLGLLSGDSIIEQSLDEALLFQMPSSLRKLFAMLLIFCDLSNPRSLWIKYKSYMCQDFLRNGLHTIDESESLVLKLIANNLHKMGKNLYDYNLVDTFTELDIATTMTHEIMYERSLEVSESDLAGVQKLNACQRAAFDTIIENVFANKGGIYFVDGPAGTGKTFLYRCLLATVRSRTFLYRCLLATVRSRGFLYRCLLATVRSRGFLALATATTVRSRGFLALATATSGIARGFLALATATSGIAASILPGGRTAHSRFKLPLDGDDKHICNIGKQTAEARLLKECKLILWDEASMANRKIIESLDTSLKDIMECNDLFGGKVIVFGGDFRHTLPIVRHGKKEDFIEACLVKSSLIWPHIRRLTLTQNMRAQEDHTFADYLMRIGNGSEKMDLQNKIKVPSHFLIKNNGCRPPLDVLFESVYPDLGLFSNDPYSLMERAILTTKNEFVDEINFLLLDKFPGANKTYISYDEPSDSKYLHCQDYLHTLSPAGLPPHMLCLKKRCPVILLRNLNPCEGLCNGTRLICDAFGDHIISCVIAVGEYKGKHVLIPRIPLQTSKDDKCVIPFKRTQFPIKVCFAMTINKSQGQTLDFVGIYLKEPVFSHGQLYVAMSRAKTASSLKILICTDDSESIVASFTQNIVYREIIKYIS; encoded by the coding sequence ATGGCGTCGTCTTCTTTTGTTGACGAATACGTGTGTGCAGAAATCCCAAATAAGGAAACGCAGCCAACGCTGTATGACCTTGTAAAAAAACATATGGTTCATGGCCCTTGTGGTTCTCTTAATCAAACATGTCCTTGCATGGTCCAAAAGAAATGCCAAACTTCACCCTCTTGCAAAAGTAAGTACCCTCGTTCATTCTGTCCTGAGACTAGGTTTGATGATGACTCATACCCTATTTATAAGAGGCGAAATACCTCTTTTTTTGTTCAGATTAAAGGGTTTAAGCTTGACAATCGATGGATCGTTCCGTATAATCCTCAATTATTGTTGAAATTTGATTGCCACATAAATGTTGAGGTTTGTGCAACCATTAAGTCTgtcaagtatatatacaaatatatttataaaggcCATGATAGAGTTCGCATGTCTTTAGCTGATAACATGAGCGATTATGTGATTGACGAGATTAAAGAATACCAGAATGCACGATGGATTTCTCCCCCTGAAGCTGCATGGCGAATATATGGTTTTGCAATAGCCGAGCTAAAACCCGCTGTTATTCAATTGCAAGTGCATTTGGAAAATTcccaatatataaatttttatggacaTGAAAGAATAATTCATATTGTTAGTAGGGAAGAAGCATGTCGTACCATGTTGACAGAATTCTTTTCTATGAATCTAGCAAATGAATATGCGAAAATGTTGCTTTATGTTGAATTCCCTTGCCATTTTGTTTGGTGCAAATCAACAAAGTCTTGGAAGCCAAGGAAACAACTGAAGGTCATCGGTAGGCTTGTAACTGTTAACCCAACTGAAGGAGAACGATACTATTTGCGAATGTTGTTGATGAACGTAAGGGCACCCACATCGTTTGAATCCTTAAAAACTGTTAATGGTTACTTTGCTGAAACTTTCCGTGAGGCAGCTGAAAAACTCGGACTTCTATCTGGAGATTCAATCATTGAACAATCACTAGATGAAGCGTTGCTATTCCAAATGCCATCGAGTTTGAGGAAGTTATTTGCAATGCTTCTGATCTTTTGTGATCTTTCAAATCCTCGTTCACTTTGgataaaatacaaatcttaCATGTGCCAAGACTTCTTAAGGAATGGATTGCACACGATTGATGAAAGTGAATCATTAGTCCTCAAGTTGATTGCAAACAACTTGCACAAAATGGGCAAAAACTTATATGATTACAACTTGGTTGATACGTTTACTGAACTTGATATAGCAACAACAATGACTCATGAAATAATGTATGAGCGAAGTTTGGAAGTTAGCGAGTCTGACTTGGCAGGCGTGCAGAAGTTGAATGCTTGCCAACGTGCAGCATTTGACACTATCATTGAAAATGTCTTTGCGAACAAAGGCGGCATATATTTTGTTGATGGACCAGCAGGGACAGGCAAAACTTTTCTATATCGATGCTTACTGGCGACTGTTAGATCTAGGACTTTTCTATATCGATGCTTACTGGCGACTGTTAGATCTAGGGGTTTTCTATATCGATGCTTACTGGCGACTGTTAGATCTAGGGGTTTTCTTGCTCTTGCAACTGCAACGACTGTTAGATCTAGGGGTTTTCTTGCTCTTGCAACTGCAACTTCTGGAATCGCTAGGGGTTTTCTTGCTCTTGCAACTGCAACTTCTGGAATCGCCGCATCAATACTTCCGGGCGGTCGCACTGCACACTCTCGTTTCAAATTGCCACTTGATGGGGATGATAAACACATTTGCAATATAGGCAAACAAACTGCTGAGGCCCGATTACTCAAAGAATGCAAATTAATTCTTTGGGATGAGGCTTCGATGGCAAATCGAAAGATTATTGAGAGTCTTGATACAAGCTTAAAGGATATTATGGAGTGTAATGATTTATTTGGTGGAAAAGTCATTGTATTTGGAGGTGATTTTAGGCACACACTGCCAATTGTAAGGCatggaaaaaaagaagattttaTTGAAGCATGTTTAGTTAAGTCAAGTTTGATATGGCCACACATTCGACGATTGACTTTAACGCAAAACATGCGTGCACAGGAAGATCATACCTTTGCTGATTATTTAATGAGGATTGGTAATGGTTCAGAAAAAATGGATTTGCAAAACAAGATCAAAGTTCCATCtcattttctaattaaaaataatggttGTAGACCACCATTAGACGTTCTGTTTGAATCTGTCTACCCAGATTTGGGCTTATTTTCCAATGATCCATACTCATTGATGGAAAGAGCAATATTGACAACAAAGAATGAATTTGTTGACGAAATTAATTTTCTCTTGTTAGACAAGTTCCCTGGTGCAAATAAGACTTACATAAGTTATGATGAACCAAGCGATTCAAAATATTTACATTGCCAAGATTATTTACACACATTGTCTCCTGCTGGATTGCCTCCACATATGTTGTGCTTAAAAAAAAGATGTCCTGTAATATTACTAAGGAATCTCAATCCATGTGAAGGTTTGTGCAATGGTACAAGGCTTATATGTGATGCGTTTGGAGATCATATCATAAGTTGTGTTATTGCAGTCGGAGAATACAAAGGTAAACATGTATTGATACCTAGGATACCACTTCAGACATCGAAGGATGATAAATGTGTCATTCCATTCAAAAGAACTCAATTCCCGATAAAAGTTTGCTTTGCAATGACAATTAATAAATCACAAGGTCAAACCCTAGATTTTGTGGGAATATACTTGAAGGAGCCAGTTTTTAGCCATGGGCAATTATACGTGGCAATGTCGCGTGCAAAGACTGCAAGTTCATTGAAAATACTTATATGTACAGATGATAGTGAATCCATTGTAGCAAGTTTTACACAAAACATTGTTTACCGAGAAATTATCAAGTATATTTCATGA
- the LOC116011341 gene encoding uncharacterized protein LOC116011341 isoform X1 codes for MLYDNEIDVLDERLKLHCTYTISNASVKPAREFINLPDPNYRNLWNITRRTMIEDVVAGDEININEPVQPHITPFSDFYACLSSRQLISKLISLLLLSIILYFCLYFSKVYMPATSPAIFQLMTTDVLAIVICKLPRQYITTRNGQQNINEFVIINEESKPVIITLWGNFVMTEGIQIDLQLSQGKFPIVIAQGVHVNAFQGITLSTRYDTTIEVNPPGQHATVLNKWKDNNLSVIYKTIVDKTYLDSFLTLSNALQQPKCTFAEIDNELKQKPIAWVRGKLRMKNVGPLEYYIGCNYCNKTVNSIEGLKLHCLYCGQTDGLTVRRYKLNVEISDGSTIVQAILFNHDVHRLMLLVGIEMPTTVEDSEIFQQKLDAIDFVVGLRINALNEDHPSTLTYSVACICKDITRDTGEQQATPHARSSNIVEETFTVGNPTKRRLDFDESSKHATDILEDVTSKEKSVSLDKGKRAKVD; via the exons ATGTTATATGACAATGAGATAGACGTACTTGATGAAAGGTTGAAGTTACACTGCACATACACTATCTCAAATGCATCAGTAAAACCAGCTAGGGAATTCATCAATTTGCCAGACccaaattatagaaatttgtGGAACATTACAAGGAGAACTATGATTGAAGATGTTGTTGCTGGAGATGAGATAAACATCAACGAACCGGTTCAGCCACACATAACCCCATTCTCAGATTTTTACGCATGTTTGTCATCTCGACAACTGATAAGTAAGCTTATTAGTTTACTACTGTTATCTATCATACTATATTTCTGCTTATATTTCTCCAAGGTATATATGCCAGCAACCTCTCCTGCTATTTTCCAACTCATGACTACAGATGTGCTAGCTATTGTTATTTGCAAACTACCACGTCAATACATTACGACAAGGAATGgtcaacaaaatattaatgagTTTGTGATCATCAATGAAGA ATCAAAACCTGTTATCATCACTCTATGGGGCAACTTTGTCATGACTGAAGGAATTCAAATTGATTTACAACTTAGTCAAGGCAAATTTCCGATTGTTATTGCTCAGGGAGTTCATGTAAATGCATTCCAAG GTATTACACTGAGTACGAGATATGATACCACTATCGAAGTAAATCCACCCGGACAACATGCAACGGTTCTTAATAAATG GAAAGACAACAACTTAAGCGTTATCTACAAAACAATTGTAGACAAAACTTATCTTGACTCTTTTCTCACACTCTCAAACGCATTGCAACAACCAAAGTGCACCTTTGCTGAAATTGACAATGAATTAAAGCAG AAACCTATTGCATGGGTTAGAGGGAAGCTTAGAATGAAGAATGTTGGTCCGCTTGAGTATTATATTGGTTGCAACTATTGCAACAAGACAGTGAATTCCATCGAAGGAttaaaactccattgcttataCTGTGGCCAAACTGATGGTCTCACTGTCAGGAG GTATAAGTTAAATGTTGAAATATCGGATGGTTCTACAATTGTGCAAGCTATTCTCTTTAATCATGATGTGCACCGGCTAATGTTGTTAGTTGGAATTGAAATGCCAACAACTGTTGAGGACAGTGAAATATTCCAACAAAAGTTAGATgctattgattttgttgttgGTCTAAGGATAAATGCTCTAAATGAAGATCATCCATCGACATTGACTTATTCAGTAGCATGTATTTGTAAGGACATAACAAGAGACACTGGTGAACAACAAGCAACACCACATGCACGTTCATCCAACATTGTGGAAGAAACTTTTACGGTGGGCAATCCAACAAAGAGAAGGTTAGACTTCGATGAATCATCAAAACATGCTACTGACATTCTAGAAGATGTTACAAGTAAAGAGAAATCAGTAAGTCTTGATAAAGGTAAAAGGGCAAAAGTCGATTAA